A single genomic interval of Oncorhynchus mykiss isolate Arlee chromosome 13, USDA_OmykA_1.1, whole genome shotgun sequence harbors:
- the gcat gene encoding 2-amino-3-ketobutyrate coenzyme A ligase, mitochondrial, whose product MPIRTAVRYISAPIRYILRPSTTTSNRGYAAIAEARTVLEHELETIRTGGTWKGERIITSKQGPHINVDGSHGDILNFCANNYLGLSSHPQVVEAGIEALKKYGAGLSSVRFICGTQDIHKDLEQKLAQFHEREDCILYASCFDANAGLFEVLLGPDDAVLSDELNHASIIDGIRLCRAKRFRYKHMDLNDLETQLKESQSSRLRLVVTDGVFSMDGDMAPLKGICDLAEQYGAMVFIDECHATGFMGPRGRGTDELLGVMDRVHIVNSTLGKALGGAAGGYTVGPKPLIDLLRQRSRPYLFSNSLPPPVVGCATRAVELLLASNEIAQSVGDKTMRFRNKMTEAGFTISGSDHPICPVMLGDARLASLMADDMLKLGVYVIGFSYPVVPKGKARIRVQISAAHTDQDIDRAVDAFIQTGRKHGVVS is encoded by the exons ATGCCTATTCGAACAGCTGTCCGTTATATTAGTGCCCCAATAAGATATATTTTGAGACCCTCAACTACCACCTCAAACCGGGGCTATGCAGCTATCGCCGAGGCTAGAACGGTGCTGGAGCATGAACTTGAAACGATCCGAACTGGTGGAACGTGGAAAGGAGAAAGAATAATCACGTCCAAGCAGGGTCCTCATATCAACGTGGACGGCAGTCATGGCG ACATATTGAATTTCTGCGCAAACAACTATCTGGGCCTCTCCAGCCATCCCCAGGTAGTGGAGGCAGGGATTGAGGCCTTGAAGAAGTATGGTGCTGGGCTGAGCTCAGTGAGATTCATCTGTGGCACACAG GACATTCACAAAGATCTGGAGCAGAAGCTGGCTCAGTTCCATGAGCGTGAGGACTGCATCCTGTATGCCAGCTGTTTTGATGCCAACGCAGGGCTATTTGAG GTTCTGTTGGGCCCTGACGATGCAGTTCTTTCTGATGAGCTGAATCATGCCTCTATTATTGATGGGATCAGATTGTGTCGGGCCAAGAGGTTCAGATATAAACACATGGACCTGAATGACTTGGAGACCCAGCTGAAAGAGTCCCAG TCATCTCGTCTACGCCTCGTTGTCACGGATGGTGTGTTCTCCATGGATGGTGACATGGCTCCATTGAAGGGGATCTGTGACCTGGCAGAGCAGTATGGAGCCATGGTCTTCATTGATGAATGCCATGCTACAGGCTTCATGGGCCCACGAGGCAG AGGCACAGATGAGCTCCTGGGAGTGATGGACAGGGTTCACATTGTCAACTCTACTTTGGGAAAAGCACTGGGAGGCGCAGCTG GTGGGTACACAGTGGGTCCTAAACCTCTGATTGACTTGCTGAGGCAGCGCTCTCGTCCGTACCTGTTCTCCAACTCCCTACCCCCTCCTGTCGTGGGCTGCGCTACCCGGGCTGTCGAGCTGCTCCTCGCTTCCAATGAGATTGCCCAGAGTGTCGGGGACAAAACCATGAG GTTCAGAAACAAAATGACAGAGGCTGGGTTCACCATCTCAGGCTCTGACCACCCCATCTGTCCTGTGATGCTGGGGGATGCCAGACTAGCCTCTCTGATGGCTGATGACATGCTGAAACTAG GAGTGTATGTGATTGGGTTCTCCTACCCAGTGGTACCAAAGGGCAAAGCCAGAATCCGGGTCCAGATCTCAGCGGCCCACACTGACCAGGACATTGACCGAGCTGTGGATGCTTTcatacagacaggcaggaagCATGGAGTTGTGTCTTAA